A section of the Pseudomonas flavescens genome encodes:
- the cysQ gene encoding 3'(2'),5'-bisphosphate nucleotidase CysQ, with the protein MSHPLLPAVLALVQQAGAAILPFWRQGVQVVEKADASPVTAADLAAHRILADGLQALDASIPVLSEEDADIALSERALWARWWLVDPLDGTKEFIADSEEFTVNVALIEGGQVVFGVVGIPASGVVYYGGSGLGAWRAEPGEEPQAIVVRETPASGLTVVASRRHGSALQEQLLAALVARFGDIERVSVGSSLKFCQLAEGSADFYPRLAPTSQWDTAAAQGVLEGAGGVVLTLQGEPLRYEAKESLLNPFFLALPADVEWRAVLVEQAKRLTPAN; encoded by the coding sequence ATGAGCCATCCGTTACTGCCTGCCGTGCTGGCGCTGGTGCAGCAGGCGGGGGCCGCCATTCTGCCGTTCTGGCGCCAGGGTGTTCAGGTGGTCGAGAAGGCCGATGCCTCGCCAGTGACCGCCGCCGATCTGGCCGCGCATCGCATCCTCGCCGATGGCCTGCAGGCGCTGGATGCGAGCATTCCCGTGCTGTCCGAAGAGGATGCCGATATTGCCCTGAGTGAACGTGCTCTCTGGGCGCGCTGGTGGCTGGTCGATCCACTGGATGGCACCAAGGAATTCATCGCCGACAGCGAGGAGTTCACCGTCAACGTGGCGTTGATCGAGGGTGGGCAGGTGGTGTTCGGGGTGGTCGGCATTCCTGCCTCGGGCGTTGTCTATTACGGCGGCAGCGGCCTGGGCGCCTGGCGCGCTGAGCCGGGTGAGGAGCCGCAGGCGATCGTCGTACGAGAAACCCCGGCCAGTGGTCTGACCGTGGTTGCCAGCCGCCGGCATGGCAGCGCCTTGCAGGAGCAATTGCTGGCTGCGCTGGTTGCGCGTTTTGGCGATATCGAGCGAGTCAGCGTCGGCAGTTCGCTGAAATTTTGCCAACTGGCCGAAGGCAGCGCCGACTTCTATCCGCGCCTGGCACCCACTTCGCAGTGGGACACCGCTGCGGCGCAGGGCGTGCTGGAGGGGGCGGGTGGTGTGGTGCTGACGCTGCAGGGCGAGCCGCTGCGCTATGAGGCGAAGGAGTCGCTGCTCAACCCCTTCTTCCTGGCGTTGCCAGCTGACGTCGAGTGGCGCGCGGTGCTGGTCGAGCAAGCCAAGCGGCTCACCCCAGCTAATTAG
- a CDS encoding beta-ketoacyl synthase, with amino-acid sequence MKSRLPVIVGFGGYNAAGRSSFHHGFRRTVIESLDEQARRETLIGLAVMTKLVRVVDGAYQSHDGEPLSGVEIERRYAEQVLASTLVRRIEKQHLDPDAAHWHKSIALNGEGGSLTFISTRKQLPEPLPANWSVDELDGNEVRVTLHDTCEFKVDSYRALPVKSAGQLPTGFEPGELYNSRFHPRGLQMAVVGVTDALRATGLPWQTIVDQVAPDEIAVFAGSIMSQLDENGFGGLMQSRLKGHRVSSKQLALGLNTMPADFINAYVLGSVGTTGSITGACATFLYNLQKGIEQINAGTARVVIVGNSEAPINAECIEGYGAMGALATEDGLRLIEGKTDTAQGDVDFRRASRPFGDNCGFTLSEACQFVVLMDDELALQLGADIHGAATDVFINADGFKKSISAPGPGNYLTVAKAVASAVQLLGVDAVRQRSFVHAHGSSTPANRVTESELLDRVAAAFAIDSWPVAAVKAFVGHSLATASGDQVISALGTFKYGIIPGIKTIDEVAADVHQQHLSISNVDRHDQRMDVCFINSKGFGGNNASAVVLAPHVVERMLRKRHGEAAFSAYQQRREQTRVNARAYDEQAMKGQLDIIYNFGNDLIDDTQIDIGSEQIKVPGFAQPLVFKQDDRYRDMLD; translated from the coding sequence GTGAAGTCTCGTTTGCCTGTGATCGTCGGTTTCGGTGGCTACAATGCCGCCGGCCGCAGCTCCTTCCACCACGGTTTCCGCCGCACGGTGATCGAATCGCTGGACGAACAGGCACGCCGCGAAACCCTCATCGGTCTGGCCGTGATGACCAAGCTGGTACGCGTGGTCGACGGCGCCTATCAGAGCCACGACGGCGAGCCATTGTCCGGCGTGGAGATCGAGCGCCGCTATGCCGAGCAGGTACTGGCCTCCACCCTGGTGCGCCGCATCGAGAAACAGCACCTCGACCCCGACGCCGCCCACTGGCACAAGAGCATCGCCCTGAACGGCGAAGGCGGCAGCCTGACCTTCATCAGTACCCGCAAACAGCTGCCCGAGCCACTGCCAGCCAACTGGTCGGTCGACGAGCTCGATGGCAACGAGGTGCGCGTCACCCTGCACGACACCTGTGAATTCAAGGTCGACAGCTACCGCGCCCTGCCGGTGAAATCCGCGGGCCAGCTGCCAACCGGCTTCGAGCCGGGCGAACTGTACAATTCGCGCTTCCACCCCCGCGGCCTGCAGATGGCCGTGGTCGGCGTCACCGACGCCCTGCGCGCCACCGGCCTGCCCTGGCAGACCATCGTCGACCAGGTAGCGCCGGACGAAATCGCGGTATTCGCCGGCAGCATCATGAGCCAGCTCGACGAAAACGGCTTCGGCGGCCTGATGCAGTCGCGCCTCAAGGGCCATCGCGTCAGCTCCAAGCAACTGGCCCTGGGCCTGAACACCATGCCCGCTGACTTCATCAACGCCTATGTGCTGGGCAGCGTCGGCACCACCGGCAGCATCACCGGCGCCTGTGCCACGTTCCTCTACAACCTGCAGAAAGGCATCGAGCAGATCAATGCCGGCACCGCGCGGGTAGTGATCGTCGGCAACAGCGAGGCGCCGATCAACGCCGAGTGCATCGAGGGCTATGGCGCCATGGGCGCACTGGCCACCGAAGACGGCCTGCGCCTGATCGAAGGCAAGACCGACACGGCCCAGGGTGACGTCGACTTCCGTCGCGCCAGCCGCCCGTTCGGCGACAACTGCGGCTTCACCCTGTCGGAAGCCTGCCAGTTCGTGGTGTTGATGGACGATGAGCTGGCCCTGCAACTGGGTGCCGACATCCACGGCGCCGCCACCGATGTGTTCATCAACGCCGACGGCTTCAAGAAATCCATTTCCGCGCCCGGCCCAGGCAACTACCTGACCGTCGCCAAGGCCGTGGCCAGCGCCGTGCAGCTACTGGGTGTCGATGCCGTGCGTCAGCGCAGCTTCGTACATGCCCACGGTTCAAGCACCCCGGCCAACCGGGTCACCGAGTCCGAACTGCTGGATCGCGTAGCAGCGGCTTTCGCCATCGACAGCTGGCCGGTGGCCGCGGTCAAGGCGTTCGTCGGCCATTCCCTGGCAACCGCCAGTGGCGACCAGGTGATCTCCGCGCTGGGCACCTTCAAGTACGGCATCATTCCTGGCATCAAGACCATCGATGAAGTGGCTGCGGACGTGCACCAGCAGCACCTGAGCATCAGCAACGTGGACCGTCACGACCAGCGCATGGACGTGTGCTTCATCAACTCCAAGGGTTTTGGCGGCAACAACGCCAGCGCCGTGGTACTCGCCCCCCACGTGGTCGAGCGCATGCTGCGCAAGCGCCATGGCGAAGCGGCGTTCAGCGCCTACCAGCAGCGTCGCGAGCAGACCCGCGTGAATGCCCGTGCCTACGACGAGCAGGCAATGAAGGGCCAGCTGGATATCATCTACAACTTCGGCAACGACCTGATCGACGACACGCAGATCGATATCGGCAGCGAGCAGATCAAGGTTCCGGGCTTCGCCCAGCCGCTGGTGTTCAAGCAGGATGATCGCTACCGCGACATGCTCGACTGA